The Primulina eburnea isolate SZY01 chromosome 6, ASM2296580v1, whole genome shotgun sequence genome contains a region encoding:
- the LOC140833455 gene encoding histone H3.2, which translates to MARTKQTARKSTGGKAPRKQLATKAARKSAPATGGVKKPHRFRPGTVALREIRKYQKSTELLIRKLPFQRLVREIAQDFKTDLRFQSSAVAALQEAAEAYLVGLFEDTNLCAIHAKRVTIMPKDIQLARRIRGERA; encoded by the coding sequence ATGGCGCGTACGAAGCAAACGGCAAGGAAATCCACAGGCGGGAAGGCACCCAGGAAGCAGCTGGCGACGAAGGCGGCGAGGAAATCCGCCCCGGCCACCGGAGGCGTGAAGAAGCCTCACAGATTCCGCCCAGGGACGGTGGCTCTGAGGGAGATCCGGAAATATCAGAAGAGCACTGAGCTGCTCATCAGGAAGCTGCCATTCCAGAGGCTTGTGAGGGAGATTGCCCAGGATTTCAAGACCGACCTTCGCTTCCAGAGCTCCGCCGTGGCTGCACTTCAGGAAGCTGCAGAGGCCTATCTGGTGGGTCTGTTCGAGGATACGAACTTGTGCGCTATTCACGCTAAAAGGGTCACCATTATGCCTAAGGATATTCAGTTAGCGAGGAGGATTAGGGGTGAGAGAGCTTAA
- the LOC140833456 gene encoding uncharacterized protein isoform X1, with translation MEMRLTEVSQDNNSGVRTSSIGPSMIQAKGFKKRNGVKKSRRLKSWVELQAKRRKTNLRVEDIGTHDELPVSCSAPPVPHACLQTTGGQFNFTELLMAQFDHPHHSLEAMDFNGDISNNALE, from the exons ATGGAAATGCGTTTGACTGAAGTGAGCCAAGACAATAATAGTGGTGTCAGGACATCATCGATAGGACCTTCTATGATACAAGCAAAAGGATTCAAGAAAAGAAATGGTGTGAAAAAGTCAAGAAGGTTGAAGAGTTGGGTAGAACTTCAAGCAAAACGAAGAAAAACAAATTTGAGAGTCGAG GACATCGGAACACATGATGAATTACCCGTATCTTGTTCAGCACCTCCGGTACCTCATGCATGTCTTCAAACAACTGGAGGTCAATTCAATTTCACTGAATTATTAATG GCACAATTTGATCATCCTCACCATTCTCTTGAAGCCATGGATTTCAATGGAGATATATCCAATAATGCTCTTGAGTAG
- the LOC140833456 gene encoding uncharacterized protein isoform X2, with protein sequence MIQAKGFKKRNGVKKSRRLKSWVELQAKRRKTNLRVEDIGTHDELPVSCSAPPVPHACLQTTGGQFNFTELLMAQFDHPHHSLEAMDFNGDISNNALE encoded by the exons ATGATACAAGCAAAAGGATTCAAGAAAAGAAATGGTGTGAAAAAGTCAAGAAGGTTGAAGAGTTGGGTAGAACTTCAAGCAAAACGAAGAAAAACAAATTTGAGAGTCGAG GACATCGGAACACATGATGAATTACCCGTATCTTGTTCAGCACCTCCGGTACCTCATGCATGTCTTCAAACAACTGGAGGTCAATTCAATTTCACTGAATTATTAATG GCACAATTTGATCATCCTCACCATTCTCTTGAAGCCATGGATTTCAATGGAGATATATCCAATAATGCTCTTGAGTAG
- the LOC140835462 gene encoding G-type lectin S-receptor-like serine/threonine-protein kinase RLK1 — translation MLHFMLVLLLPILATAQPYRNVSLGSSLIANYENSAWPSPSGDFAFGFRQIVPGGGYLLAIWFDSIPEKTIIWSANRDNPAAEGSKFHIFTDGRSELDDPRGQPIWTPNLAGSAVAYGAMLDSGNFVLVRNKSTLLWQSFNDPTDTVLPSQILSEGGRLVSSFSETN, via the coding sequence ATGTTACATTTCATGTTGGTTCTATTGCTTCCGATATTAGCCACAGCGCAGCCCTATCGCAACGTTTCTTTGGGTTCATCTCTCATTGCGAACTATGAGAATTCAGCTTGGCCATCACCATCTGGTGATTTTGCTTTTGGATTCCGACAGATCGTGCCTGGTGGAGGCTACTTGCTAGCCATCTGGTTCGACAGTATACCCGAAAAAACTATAATTTGGTCTGCAAATCGAGATAATCCAGCTGCGGAAGGATCTAAGTTTCATATTTTTACAGATGGGAGATCTGAACTTGATGATCCGAGGGGCCAGCCAATTTGGACTCCTAATCTGGCGGGCTCGGCTGTCGCATATGGCGCCATGCTTGACAGCGGTAACTTTGTACTGGTGCGCAATAAATCAACTCTCTTGTGGCAAAGTTTTAATGATCCAACTGATACGGTTTTACCGTCCCAGATATTGAGTGAAGGGGGTAGATTGGTTTCAAGCTTTTCGGAGACTAATTAG